Proteins from one Papaver somniferum cultivar HN1 unplaced genomic scaffold, ASM357369v1 unplaced-scaffold_158, whole genome shotgun sequence genomic window:
- the LOC113337113 gene encoding uncharacterized protein LOC113337113 yields MSEKVIHAVLCHGEHSAAFPVNSLTTVDELKHFACKHWRSLSPGSIRFSYLDTHQLVFVQGDIQLQGLIALFILIKNEDFYLNVDVIQNHTSRSNSGCSTSSSSSTANSCVTDSPKMVRVADHDADQAKPTICNEWIYVFDKVGREFMGCVKAVKIAVDKYKMATGHKIIILKNDKTRFTAKCAENDFGWRIHFGPVNGDISRFVLKDSNVIHRLKSPAVTTKLVKHLIADNIQGDPSLKPRQIMSLFKKTNRSNIKYHHARREKEAVFEEQFGDDEKSYSDLSWGTLMAATCVNRDNGFYPFAFALVSYENKDNWFWFLDNLKQVVDGRQICNLPIGSGDANSKAVIYLFYKASYSYTTANFEEALRAMHAIGCGHVVNYIRTIPKEKWENAFFHICRYSAHSSTLSESFNNWILDYKKLSAFSLLYAIRLKVMKMNSTRRVEGLETFNTRLTPTFEALLKENIDIGRTWTVTESMERLYEVASPRTHSVDILQKTCTCHRWRVNGFPCAHACNAIQSTREDIYSFVEPYFTTEWYNKTYEEIILPIPNYDKAQAYDPSDRIIVPILVPPPGRRKAQRFKNAWEKQKRPMMCTKCFTLGHHNRASCPML; encoded by the exons ATGTCTGAGAAGGTTATTCATGCTGTTTTGTGTCATGGTGAGCATTCTGCTGCTTTTCCTGTTAATAGTTTGACAACTGTAGATGAATTGAAGCATTTTGCATGCAAGCATTGGAGGTCTTTGTCTCCTGGGAGTATACGTTTCAGTTATTTGGATACTCATCAATTAGTTTTTGTACAAGGTGATATACAACTGCAAGGTTTGATTGCTCTTTTTATTCTTATTAAGaatgaagatttctatttgaaCGTTGACGTGATACAGAATCATACTTCTCGTTCTAATTCTGGTTGTAGTACTAGTTCTAGTTCTAGTACTGCAAATTCTTGTGTAACTGATAGTCCTAAGATGGTAAGGGTGGCAGATCATGATGCAGACCAGGCCAAGCCTACGATTTGCAATGAATGGATTTATGTTTTTGACAAAGTTGGCAGAGAATTTATGGGTTGTGTTAAAGCTGTTAAAATTGCGGTTGATAAGTACAAGATGGCTACTGGTCACAAGATTATTATTCTTAAAAATGACAAGACTCGTTTTACTGCAAAGTGCGCAGAAAATGATTttggttggaggattcactttgggcCTGTCAATGGTGACATTTCTCGGTTCGTGCTGAAAGATTCTAATGTTATTCACAG gttgaagagtcctgCGGTGACGACCAAGTTAGTCAAGCATCTAATCGCTGACAATATACAGGGTGATCCTAGTCTAAAACCCAGACAGATCATGTCACTTTTTAAGAAGACTAATCGGTCCAATATAAAGTATCATCATGCCCGTAGAGAGAAAGAAGCTGTATTTGAAGAACAGTTTGGTGATGATGAGAAGTCGTATAGCGATTTAAGTTG GGGTACTTTGATGGCTGCAACATGTGTCAATAGAGACAATGGTTTTTATCCCTTTGCTTTTGCTCTTGTTTCTTATGAAAACAAAgacaattggttttggtttctggatAATCTTAAACAAGTTGTCGATGGTCGTCagatt TGCAATCTCCCCATTGGATCGGGTGATGCGAATTCAAAGGctgttatttatttgttttacaaAGCTTCTTACTCTTACACAACAGCTAACTTTGAAGAAGCTTTGAGGGCCATGCATGCAATTGGATGTGGACATGTTGTTAACTATATCAGGACTATTCCAAAGGAGAAATGGGAAAATGCATTTTTCCATATATGCAGATATAGTgctcactcttcaactctttCCGAGTCGTTCAACAACTGGATTCTTGATTACAAAAAGTTGTCTGCTTTTTCTCTTCTCTATGCGATACG TTTGAAGGTTATGAAGATGAATTCTACGAGAAGGGTAGAAGGTCTAGAAACTTTCAACACCAGGCTCACTCCCACATTTGAGGCTTTACTAAAGGAAAACATCGacattggtcgtacttggactGTTACTGAGTCCATGGAAAGATTGTATGAAGTCGCATCACCCCGGACTCATTCTGTAGATATATTGCAGAAAACTTGTACATGTCACAGGTGGCGAGTTAATGGTTTTCCTTGCGCACATGCTTGTAATGCAATTCAATCTACGAGGGAGGACATCTattcatttgttgagccatacttcACCACTGAATGGTACAACAAGACATACGAGGAGATCATCTTGCCAATCCCCAATTATGACAAGGCGCAGGcttatgatcctagtgataggatTATTGTTCCTATTCTTGTTCCTCCACCTGGTAGACGGAAAGCACAACGTTTCAAGAATGCTTGGGAGAAGCAAAAGAGAcctatgatgtgcacaaagtgcttcacCCTTGGTCACCACAACAGAGCTTCTTGCCCCATGCTTTGA
- the LOC113337114 gene encoding transcription termination factor 4, mitochondrial-like, with product MKLKDPTKLGKLDVENEILRIMKLKPKLDREIERNAEDLVVFFGMYLCITVFFTTANGSALTKSHFAHYFESLDRMKKTNWPVHIHKYLMDSIRKHVMSPLKVNGCMVYLLYWFSEHNNSMTPSNEQGFPRFLRWVISDISNTIDKDINESMKKMQPEWVKACSDEQQKILDEYRKNRQENSTDALKRKLYISLQQRDEALEELSDLQVKHENLVSFIEEKGKNIHAADPRNVENDKDLVDLFVDTLQEIISFNKELKREDERDDDEQEEEECEKGDDDDDDDDEEGEKCGDLHDDSDDDE from the exons ATGAAACTGAAGGATCCAACTAAGTTGGGAAAACTAGATGTGGAGAATGAAATCTTGCGTATAATGAAGTTAAAACCAAAGTTGGATAGAGAGATTGAAAGAAATGCTGAGGACTTGGTAGTGTTTTTTGGGATGTACTTGTGCATCACTGTTTTTTTTACCACAGCAAATGGGAGTGCACTTACCAAGAGCCATTTTGCTCACTACTTTGAATCATTGGATAGAATGAAGAAAACCAATTGGCCAGTTCATATACATAAATATCTAATGGATAGCATTAGGAAACATGTCATGTCACCACTTAAAGTAAATGGTTGTATGGTTTACCTGTTG TACTGGTTTTCTGAACATAACAACAGCATGACGCCAAGCAATGAACAAGGTTTCCCTAGGTTTCTAAGGTGGGTAATAAGTGACATCAGCAATACAATCGATAAAGACATTAATGAATCTATGAAAAAG ATGCAACCAGAATGGGTAAAAGCATGCAGTGATGAACAACAAAAGATCTTGGATGAGTACAGAAAAAATAGGCAAGAAAATAGCACAGATGCACTGAAGAGAAAGTTGTACATATCACTACAGCAAAGAGATGAAGCATTGGAAGAGCTTTCTGACTTGCAGGTTAAACATGAAAATCTTgttagcttcattgaagaaaaagGCAAAAACATTCATGCAGCTGATCCGAGGAATGTGGAAAATGATAAGGATCTTGTTGATTTATTTGTTGACACCTTGCAAGAAATCATTTCATTTAATAAAGAATTAAAAAGAGAGGATGAACGTGATGATGATGAGCAGGAGGAGGAGGAATGTGAgaaaggtgatgatgatgatgatgatgatgatgaggaaggtgagAAATGTGGTGATCTACatgatgatagtgatgatgatgaatag
- the LOC113337115 gene encoding LRR receptor-like serine/threonine-protein kinase GSO1 yields the protein MFIKTYSDPPKGTIFHLLFFLLLLVFVVNSLKTQKNYDEGSILLKLNKEFGVGSYGFESWNSSESHHCNWEGIKCDTRSFVSGILLKSSYLSIKKFPNVICDLKHLKEIDLSESFIPGEIPISILNCSKLQVLDLSGNQLVGQIPNDIGRLSNLRLLNLGLNNFTGHVPSSVGNLHFLRSLSLHQNQFNGSFPSEIGNLSNLEDLCLSDSGFSPSKIPNEFSKLIKLKSLDMSNISLYGEIPDWIGNFSKLDYLQLARNSLAGKIPKNLFLLKNLNHVYLSDNRLSGEIPTEIECLNMDIVDLSNNELTGFIPEGIVKLKKLTNLDLSQNNLSGELSQELGLHSKLRYLDVSGNRFSGNLPENLCFGGELDSIIGFSNYFSGEIPKSIINCHYISIVSLSNNMLGGKIPANFWSLQHIWYLTINDNLFSGELPHNLSSSLRILNLANNNFGGIIPNGLGSLENLAFLSLRSNRFKGSIPEDIINLQRLQILDLSLNNLSGHIPRRLGNTSRFIMNIEESPDYSDDGFEMVIKGALRQFRKIYKGSTSIDLSCNTLDGIIPKEIGMLVLLSSLNLSHNYFSDKIPENIGNLSVLESLDLSSNKLSGHIPQSLTTIDSLGVINLSFNNLSGKIPGGAHFDTLSLDGSAFQGNDLLCGSTIRKVCEGDHNTSLAKGDRNTSTSYAHLTNEVDQDDPEGKLLLYTIDVVGFVVGFWGLFFILLLKREKWWFPYWRFIDFIVFGIMDYIQN from the coding sequence ATGTTTATCAAAACCTACTCTGATCCTCCTAAAGGAACcattttccatctccttttttttcttcttctacttgtTTTTGTAGTAAACTcactcaaaactcaaaaaaattaTGATGAAGGAAGTATCCTTCTAAAACTCAACAAGGAATTCGGAGTTGGTTCATATGGTTTTGAATCATGGAATTCAAGTGAGTCTCATCACTGCAATTGGGAAGGCATAAAGTGCGACACCCGTAGTTTTGTTTCTGGAATTTTACTTAAATCTTCGTACCTTTCAATCAAAAAATTTCCAAATGTTATTTGTGATTTAAAACATTTAAAAGAAATTGATCTTTCAGAGAGCTTTATTCCTGGTGAAATCCCAATCTCTATCTTGAATTGTTCAAAGCTTCAAGTTTTAGATCTTTCTGGGAATCAGTTGGTTGGTCAAATTCCGAATGATATTGGCAGACTTTCGAATCTTAGGTTACTTAATCTGGGATTGAATAATTTCACAGGTCATGTTCCTTCTTCAGTTGGAAATTTACATTTTCTACGGAGTTTATCCCTTCATCAAAATCAGTTTAACGGTAGTTTTCCTTCAGAAATCGGAAATTTATCAAACCTTGAAGATCTTTGTTTGAGCGATAGTGGTTTTTCGCCGTCGAAAATTCCCAATGAATTCAGTAAATTGATAAAGTTGAAGAGTCTTGATATGTCAAACATAAGCTTATATGGAGAAATTCCAGATTGGATTGGTAATTTTTCAAAGCTGGATTATCTACAACTTGCGAGGAACAGTTTGGCGGGTAAAATTCCAAAGAACTTGTTTTTGTTAAAGAACTTAAACCATGTGTATTTAAGTGATAACAGGTTATCAGGTGAAATTCCGACAGAAATCGAATGTTTGAATATGGATATAGTTGACCTTTCCAATAATGAGTTAACTGGTTTTATTCCCGAAGGTATTGTTAAATTGAAGAAACTGACAAATTTAGATTTGTCACAAAACAACTTATCAGGTGAACTGTCTCAAGAGTTAGGATTACATTCCAAGCTTAGATATCTTGATGTGTCGGGGAACAGATTTTCAGGAAATttacccgagaatttatgtttTGGTGGTGAGTTAGATTCTATTATAGGGTTTTCAAATTATTTTTCTGGAGAAATACCGAAAAGCATCATAAATTGTCATTATATATCGATTGTTTCACTTTCCAACAACATGTTAGGTGGCAAGATTCCAGCTAATTTTTGGTCACTTCaacatatatggtatctaaccaTAAACGATAATTTATTTTCTGGGGAACTTCCACATAATTTGAGTTCGAGCTTAAGGATTCTCAACTTAGCGAATAACAACTTTGGAGGTATTATACCGAACGGCCTTGGTTCACTTGAAAACCTTGCGTTCCTTTCTTTAAGGTCAAATAGATTCAAAGGATCGATTCCAGAAGATATCATTAACTTGCAGAGACTCCAAATATTAGACTTATCTCTAAACAATCTCTCCGGCCATATTCCTAGAAGATTAGGAAATACGAGTAGATTCATAATGAATATAGAGGAGAGCCCGGATTACTCTGATGATGGATTTGAGATGGTAATAAAAGGGGCCCTGAGACAATTTCGGAAGATATATAAAGGTAGCACAAGTATTGATTTATCTTGCAACACTCTGGACGGAATTATTCCAAAAGAGATAGGCATGTTAGTATTACTTTCTTCGCTTAACTTGTCACATAATTATTTCTCCGATAAAATCCCAGAAAATATCGGAAATTTGTCTGTGTTAGAGTCTTTGGATTTAAGTTCCAATAAGTTGTCCGGACATATACCACAATCTTTAACAACAATCGACTCTCTAGGGGTCATAAATTTATCTTTCAATAATTTGAGTGGCAAGATTCCGGGAGGAGCTCACTTTGATACACTGAGTTTGGATGGCTCTGCTTTTCAAGGGAATGATTTATTGTGTGGATCTACAATAAGGAAAGTTTGTGAGGGTGATCACAATACTAGTCTTGCAAAGGGCGATCGAAATACTAGTACCAGTTATGCACATCTTACAAATGAAGTCGATCAAGATGATCCAGAAGGGAAATTGTTGTTATATACTATTGATGTTGTGGGTTTTGTAGTTGGATTTTGGggtcttttttttattttgcttCTTAAAAGAGAGAAATGGTGGTTCCCGTATTGGagattcattgattttattgTATTTGGAATAATGGATTACATCCAAAACTAG